The Haloplanus sp. GDY1 genomic sequence GAGGGGACGCTCGAACGCCTCGTCCGCTTTGTCTTCTACGGCCGGGAGTCCGCGCGCATCCCGTCCCCGCTCGAACGCCGGGACGACGAGGGGGGGAGCTGAGATGGTCTCGGAGACCCTCTCGACGATATTCCTCGGCGCCGCCGGGGCGTTCGCGCTGTTCGCGGTGGCCCTGCTCTACCGGGTCGTCCGCGGCCCGACCACGCAGGACCGCATCGTCGCCATCAACGTCGTCGGGACGAACACCGTCATCGTCATCGCGCTGGTGAGCGTCGCCCTCGGCGAGTACGGCTACCTCGACGTGGCGCTGGTGTACGCCCTGCTCAACTTCGTCATGAGCATCGCCGTCTCGAAGTTCACCGTCGAGTGGGGTGGCGTCATATGACGCCCGTCGAGTACCTCGCGGCCGCGCTCGTCATCGGCGGCGTCTTCTTCGGCTTCGTCGCCACCGTCGGGCTGCTCCGCCTGCCCGACCTCTACTCGCGGCTCCACGCCGCCTCCAAGAGCGACACGCTCGGGTCGGTGCTGGCCATCGCCGGCACGGCGGCCGCCCTCGGCCTCACCACCGAGTCGATGAAGATGCTGTTCTTGGTGCTCTTTCTGTTCCTGACGAGCCCCACCGCCGCCCACGCCATCGCCCGCGCCGGCAAGGAACAGGAGGTCGACCCCGTCGGCGAGGAGGCCGCCTGGCGCGACGAGGACGGGGGTGAGGCGAGATGAGCCTCACCGCCCCCGTCGCGGTGGTCCTCGTGTTCATGATCGGGAGCGCGCTCGCGGCCGCCGTCCTCAGGGACGTGGTCGGCAGCATCGTCGCCTTCGCCGGCTACAGCTTCGGCGTGGCCGTCCTCTGGGCGTTCCTGCGGGCGCCCGACGTGGCGCTCACCGAGGCGGCCGTCGGCGCCGGCATCACGACGGTGCTCTTTTTGCTCACCATCGCCCGAACCTCCGTCTCGCGCTCCGAGCGGTTCGAGGGGATCGGCCTCCGGTCGACCCTGGCCGTCGTCGCCATCGTCGCCACCGTCGGCGCGACGGTGCCGGCCCTCCCTGCCGTGGGAGCCGCCGACACCCCGGTCCTCGCCGGCGAGGTGAGCCAGCACTACCTCGACAGCGCCTACGAGGAGACCGGCGTGACGAACGTCGTCACGGCCGTGCTGGTCGGCTACCGCGGGTTCGACACGCTGGGCGAGGCGGCCGTCGTCTTCGCCGCCGGCATCGCCATGTTGCTCGTGCTTCGACGGGAGGCGTTCGTATGAGCGAGCGTGACGCGTCGGGGCCGGAGACTGCGGACACAGCGGCGGACGCCGACGGCCGCCTCACCCGCCCCGCCGAGGACCGCCCGCCCTACGTCGAGAGCACGATCATCATGACGACGGTGCGGGTCATCGCCCCCTTCGTGTTGACCCTCGGGGTGTTCGTCATGTTCCACGGCGCGAGTTCCGCCGGCGGCGGCTTCCAGGGCGGCGTCATCGCCGCCACGACCGTCGTGATGCTCGGGTTCGCGTTCGGCATCGAACCGATAGCGGCCCGCCTCCGGAACTACCACCTCGCCGGCCTCGTCCTCTCGGGGTTAGGTGCCTTCCTCCTCGTCGGCTTCGGGGGCTACCTCCTCGGCGGCACGTTCCTGCAAGTGCCGGCCTACGAGGCGCTCGTTCACCACGGTAGCAAGTACAGCATCGAAGTCGTCGAAATCGGCATCGGCGTCATCGTCGCCGGCGTCATCACCGGGCTCTTCTTCCTGCTCGGCACCGGCGTCGACACCGCCCGTGAAGCGACCGAACCCGGATCGGAGGACGGATAGATGATCGAACTCCTGACGACCAAGTACACGTACCTCACGGTGGTGGTGTTGCTCGCCATCGGCGCGTACGTCATGATCGAGAGCGACAACTTCGTGAAGAAGATCATCGGCATGAACATCTTCCAGACGGGCATCTTCGTGTTCTTCATCTCCGCCGCGTACCGCGCGGGCGGGCGCTCGCCGGTCGTTCGGAGCGGCGGTGGCGGCGGCCCCTTCGTCAGCCCGCTCCCACACGTCCTGATCCTCACCGCCATCGTCGTCGGCGTGAGCCTGACGGCCGTGGCGCTCGGCCTCGTCGTCCGCATCTACGAGAGTTACGGCACCATCAACGAGGACACCCTGGAGGAGGTGCGGGCGAATGACTGAGACGTACCTCCCCCTGCTGGTCGCGGTGCCCCTGCTCGGCGCCCTGCTCGCCGTGGCGACGGGGCTGGCGTCGACCCGCGGCCCCGCGCTGGTCGCCCGACTCGTCCTCGGGGTCCAGACCCTGCTTGCGGTCTGGATCGGTGGCACCGCCCTCGCGCAGGGCTCCCTCTCGGTCGCCGTCGGCGGGTTCGCCGCCCCGTACGGCATCGAACTCGTCGTCGACGGCCTGTCGGCGGTGGTGGTCGTCCTCGTCGCCGTCGTCTCTTTCGCCACGCTCGCGTTCGTGACCGAGGACGACCCCGGCGGCACCGCCTTCTACGCCCAGTACCTCCTGCTCGTGGCCGGCCTCTCGGGGATGTCCGTCACGGGCGACGTGTTCAACCTCTACGTCTTTCTCGAGATCACCGGACTGGCGACCTACGCGCTGGTCGCCTCCGCCGGGACGGGCCGCTCGGCGGTGTCGGCGCTCAAGTACCTGCTGTTCGGCACCGTCGCCGCCTCGCTGTACCTGCTCGGCGTCGGCTACGCGCTCGTGGCGACGGGGACGCTCAACATGGCCGACCTCGCGGTCGAACTCGCGCGGGTGGGCTACGACTCGCCGCTCGTGCTCGCCTCCTTCGGCTTCATCGTCGTCGGCCTCGCGACCAAGGCGGCGCTGTTCCCGCTGCACACCTGGCAGCCGGACGCCTACGGCGACGCCCCGGACAGCGTGAGCGCGCTGATCGCCGCTCTCGTCTCGACGGTGGCGGCCTACGCCCTGCTTCGCCTGGTCTACACCGTCTACACGCCGGCCTTCTTCGACGCCGTGCCCGTCGCCCGCGACGCGCTGGTCGCCGTCGCGGCGATCAGCATCGTCGTCGGGAGCGTCCTCGCCGTCGCCCAGTCCGAGGTGAAGCGGATGCTGGCGTACTCCTCGGTGTCGCAGTACGGACTGGTCGTCGTCGGCGTCGCCATCGGGACGCCGGCGGCCGTCTTCGGCGCCGTCGTCCACCTGGTCGGCCACGCGATCATGAAGGGCGGCCTGTTCGTCGCCGCGGGCGCCGTCGCGGATCTGACCGGCGCCCGGACCGTCGAGGAGTACGCCGGTCTGGCCGACCGCTTCCCCGTCCTCGGGGGGGCGAGCGCCGTCCTCATGCTCGCGATGGTCGGCGTCCCGCCGGCCGTCGGCTTCGCGGGCAAGTGGTACATCGCGCTCGGCGCCGTCCGCGCGGGCACCTGGCCCGTCGCGGTCGTCATCTTCGGCTCGACGCTCCTGACGCTCGCGTACTTCGCGCTGCTGGTCGAGCGGATGTTCGTCGCTCCCGCCTCCGCGAGCGTCCAGGCGGCGACCGACGGGGGAAGCGACGACCACCCGTCACGGCCGAGTCGCCGCGCGCTCGCCCTCGTGATCGGTGCCGCCGCCGTCGCGCTCGTCCTCGGCGTCGCCGTCACCGACCTCCAGACCGCACTCGAACCGACCATCGACACGCTCCTCTCTCAATGACCGACGTCGCCTCACTCAGACCGGCCCTGGCCGTCGCCGTCGCGGCGGCCGCCGTGGTACCGATCCTCGCGTCCGCGCGCCGACCGAACCTCCGGGAGGCGTGGACGATACTCGCGGCCGGGGGCGCCTTCGCCCTCGTCGCCAGCATGCTCCCCGGCGCCCTCGCCGGGACGGTCCGCGTCTCGAACTTCGGCCCCCTGGTCGCCGGCGTCGAACTCTCCCTGCGGGCCGACCCGCTCGGGATGCTCTTCGCGGCCGTCGCCAGCCTGCTCTGGCTGGTGACCAGCTTCTACAGCGTCGGCTACATGCGCGGCCTCGACGAGGACGAACAGACCCGCTACTTCGCGGCGTTCGCCGCGAGCGTCGCCGCCGCCCTCGGCGTCGCCTTCGCGGCCAACCTCGTCACCCTCTTCGTCTTCTACGAACTCCTGACGGTCGCCACCTACCCGCTGGTCACCCACGACGAGACGCCCGAGGCCCGGGCCGCCGGTCGCAAGTACCTCGCGTACACCTTCGGCGGCGGCGTGGCCGTCCTCGCCGGGACGGTCCTGATCGCCACGACGACCGGCACCACCGACTTCACGGCGGGCGGCATCGCCGCCCTCGCGGGCGCCGACCCGCTGCTCGCGCGGGCGGCGTTCGTCCTCCTGATCGCCGGCTTCGGCGTCAAGGCCGCGCTCATGCCGCTTCACTCGTGGCTCCCCGACGCGATGGTGGCGCCGACGCCCGTCTCCGGCCTGCTGCACGCCGTCGCCGTCGTCAAGAGCGGCGTGTTCGGCATCGCGCGGGTCGTCCTCGACGTCTACGGCGTCGATCTGACGGGGTCGCTCGGGATGGGCCTCCCGCTCGCCGCCGTCGCCGCCGCCACCCTCCTGCTCGCGAGCGTCATCGCGCTCCGGCAGGACAACCTCAAGCGCCGGCTGGCGTTCTCGACGGTGAGCCAGCTCTCCTACATCGTCCTCGGCATCGCCATCCTCGATCCGCAGGCCATCGTCGGCGGCCTGCTGCACATCCCCGCCCACGCGTTCATGAAGCTCA encodes the following:
- a CDS encoding cation:proton antiporter, encoding MVSETLSTIFLGAAGAFALFAVALLYRVVRGPTTQDRIVAINVVGTNTVIVIALVSVALGEYGYLDVALVYALLNFVMSIAVSKFTVEWGGVI
- the mnhG gene encoding monovalent cation/H(+) antiporter subunit G — encoded protein: MTPVEYLAAALVIGGVFFGFVATVGLLRLPDLYSRLHAASKSDTLGSVLAIAGTAAALGLTTESMKMLFLVLFLFLTSPTAAHAIARAGKEQEVDPVGEEAAWRDEDGGEAR
- a CDS encoding DUF4040 domain-containing protein, whose translation is MSLTAPVAVVLVFMIGSALAAAVLRDVVGSIVAFAGYSFGVAVLWAFLRAPDVALTEAAVGAGITTVLFLLTIARTSVSRSERFEGIGLRSTLAVVAIVATVGATVPALPAVGAADTPVLAGEVSQHYLDSAYEETGVTNVVTAVLVGYRGFDTLGEAAVVFAAGIAMLLVLRREAFV
- a CDS encoding MnhB domain-containing protein translates to MSERDASGPETADTAADADGRLTRPAEDRPPYVESTIIMTTVRVIAPFVLTLGVFVMFHGASSAGGGFQGGVIAATTVVMLGFAFGIEPIAARLRNYHLAGLVLSGLGAFLLVGFGGYLLGGTFLQVPAYEALVHHGSKYSIEVVEIGIGVIVAGVITGLFFLLGTGVDTAREATEPGSEDG
- a CDS encoding sodium:proton antiporter, producing the protein MIELLTTKYTYLTVVVLLAIGAYVMIESDNFVKKIIGMNIFQTGIFVFFISAAYRAGGRSPVVRSGGGGGPFVSPLPHVLILTAIVVGVSLTAVALGLVVRIYESYGTINEDTLEEVRAND
- a CDS encoding proton-conducting transporter membrane subunit, giving the protein MTETYLPLLVAVPLLGALLAVATGLASTRGPALVARLVLGVQTLLAVWIGGTALAQGSLSVAVGGFAAPYGIELVVDGLSAVVVVLVAVVSFATLAFVTEDDPGGTAFYAQYLLLVAGLSGMSVTGDVFNLYVFLEITGLATYALVASAGTGRSAVSALKYLLFGTVAASLYLLGVGYALVATGTLNMADLAVELARVGYDSPLVLASFGFIVVGLATKAALFPLHTWQPDAYGDAPDSVSALIAALVSTVAAYALLRLVYTVYTPAFFDAVPVARDALVAVAAISIVVGSVLAVAQSEVKRMLAYSSVSQYGLVVVGVAIGTPAAVFGAVVHLVGHAIMKGGLFVAAGAVADLTGARTVEEYAGLADRFPVLGGASAVLMLAMVGVPPAVGFAGKWYIALGAVRAGTWPVAVVIFGSTLLTLAYFALLVERMFVAPASASVQAATDGGSDDHPSRPSRRALALVIGAAAVALVLGVAVTDLQTALEPTIDTLLSQ
- a CDS encoding proton-conducting transporter membrane subunit; translation: MTDVASLRPALAVAVAAAAVVPILASARRPNLREAWTILAAGGAFALVASMLPGALAGTVRVSNFGPLVAGVELSLRADPLGMLFAAVASLLWLVTSFYSVGYMRGLDEDEQTRYFAAFAASVAAALGVAFAANLVTLFVFYELLTVATYPLVTHDETPEARAAGRKYLAYTFGGGVAVLAGTVLIATTTGTTDFTAGGIAALAGADPLLARAAFVLLIAGFGVKAALMPLHSWLPDAMVAPTPVSGLLHAVAVVKSGVFGIARVVLDVYGVDLTGSLGMGLPLAAVAAATLLLASVIALRQDNLKRRLAFSTVSQLSYIVLGIAILDPQAIVGGLLHIPAHAFMKLTLFFTAGAIHVETHTDDISEMAGIGKRMPLTMLAFGVAAAGMAGIPLVAGFVSKWYLLLGSVGAGQPLFAVVLLLSGVLNVAYFWPVFYQAFFESEDDHDAKPLVEFPLGGESRSILPDEPTYDPDPVTDGGHADGADDGDAPEEAPHGGHESHHGGPPADGWERRGWTGGESTWFMLGPILAAMTGAVVLGVVPGTAVFLRLVKVIVTAATGVAV